One window from the genome of Ferviditalea candida encodes:
- a CDS encoding branched-chain amino acid ABC transporter permease, which yields MLFFLIAVGLSIILGVMNIVNLSHGTFFMLGGYISFSLLNGKVSFWLAIVVSVIAMAIFGVIVERFLLKNSYGKELEQVLLTFGLAFMLADGVKWIWGTDLHMLPTPALLDTSIPMGNVAFPVYRLFVVLVGAVIAIFLWYMETRTRIGSMIRAGVDDREMVSALGIKVNLLFSGVFAFGAGLAGLSGVLGGPIIGMYPGMDSDILVTSLIVVVIGGLGSWKGSFVSAILVGLIETLGKVWFPALSMVIIFLLMIAVLMIKPSGLFGRRNVI from the coding sequence ATGCTGTTTTTTTTGATTGCGGTCGGATTGTCGATCATCCTTGGGGTAATGAACATCGTCAATCTGTCCCACGGAACTTTTTTTATGCTCGGAGGCTACATCTCCTTCTCGCTGTTGAACGGAAAGGTCAGCTTTTGGCTGGCGATCGTGGTTTCGGTGATCGCCATGGCCATTTTCGGAGTGATCGTTGAACGGTTTTTGTTGAAAAACTCATACGGAAAAGAATTGGAGCAAGTGTTGTTGACCTTCGGGCTGGCTTTCATGCTGGCCGATGGCGTGAAGTGGATTTGGGGGACGGATTTGCACATGCTTCCGACGCCGGCGCTTTTGGATACCTCCATTCCGATGGGCAATGTCGCGTTTCCGGTGTATCGGCTGTTTGTCGTGCTGGTCGGAGCTGTCATCGCGATTTTTCTATGGTACATGGAAACGAGGACGCGGATCGGCTCGATGATCCGGGCCGGCGTCGATGACCGTGAAATGGTCAGCGCCCTCGGGATTAAGGTGAACCTGCTGTTCTCCGGCGTGTTTGCGTTCGGCGCGGGTCTGGCGGGCTTGAGCGGCGTCCTGGGCGGTCCGATCATCGGGATGTATCCGGGGATGGACTCGGATATTCTGGTGACCTCGCTGATCGTGGTGGTCATCGGGGGACTGGGTTCCTGGAAGGGCTCGTTTGTTTCGGCGATCCTTGTCGGCTTGATTGAAACGCTTGGGAAGGTATGGTTCCCGGCCTTGTCGATGGTCATCATCTTCCTGCTGATGATTGCGGTGCTCATGATCAAGCCTTCCGGCTTGTTCGGAAGGAGGAACGTCATATGA